Proteins from a single region of Sediminitomix flava:
- a CDS encoding DinB family protein — MNRSELIEQALTNCEKVRLLAEEIGTHPEESLRFKPAPEKWSALECIEHLNTVYEHYLPRIQNVLSQAEPSSNEVFSSGLFGGMMTRSMLPKTEGATTMSMKTFKRMEPQVTDKLTRVVLKQYRLNVSELKSCIEKANDYDLKKLKVASAIGPILRFRLGDAFQFVLAHDMRHLKQAQQILSKLEVKKV, encoded by the coding sequence ATGAATCGGTCTGAATTAATCGAACAAGCCCTTACAAATTGTGAAAAAGTAAGGCTACTAGCAGAAGAAATTGGAACTCATCCAGAAGAATCTTTACGTTTTAAACCTGCCCCCGAAAAATGGTCAGCTCTGGAATGTATTGAACATCTAAATACAGTCTATGAACATTACCTTCCTCGTATTCAGAATGTGTTGAGCCAAGCTGAACCTTCTTCAAATGAGGTATTTTCTTCAGGACTTTTTGGAGGAATGATGACAAGAAGTATGCTTCCTAAAACTGAAGGGGCAACAACAATGTCGATGAAAACCTTCAAAAGAATGGAACCACAAGTAACAGATAAACTGACACGTGTGGTTCTGAAACAATACAGACTCAATGTATCTGAGTTGAAATCATGTATTGAAAAAGCGAATGATTATGACCTTAAAAAGCTAAAAGTAGCGTCTGCAATTGGACCTATATTAAGGTTTAGACTGGGAGATGCCTTTCAATTTGTACTTGCACACGATATGCGTCATTTGAAACAAGCACAACAAATTTTGTCAAAACTCGAAGTGAAAAAGGTGTAA
- a CDS encoding AraC family transcriptional regulator, with product MKDLIQKYELTDNEAHDVPFLLKSMQEIEARNGYKADKPHRHEYYTILWTQKGKGTHLIDFESYQMAPNFIFFVSPHQVHQVVAEQGMQGYVLTFSQEFIQLNGISEHFISHLKIFRNSNENPPLEIDEEKAQKLQFFIDEMLQLQIHANEFNYAALGAYLKLFLIECNQSCNLTIDNSNTSLVKGKELVQQFKNLLEVHFSKEHKVQFYAEQMFITAKYLNEVLVKYTSTKAKEFIQDRIILEAKRMIHFSDENNKEIAFALGFEDPAHLSKMFKKCTDMSMTEFRNLPTQF from the coding sequence ATGAAAGATTTGATTCAAAAATATGAATTAACTGACAATGAAGCTCATGACGTTCCTTTTCTACTCAAGAGCATGCAAGAAATTGAAGCCCGTAATGGCTACAAAGCAGACAAACCTCATCGTCATGAATATTATACCATTTTATGGACTCAAAAAGGAAAAGGGACACATTTGATTGATTTTGAAAGCTATCAAATGGCTCCCAACTTCATATTTTTTGTTTCACCTCACCAAGTTCATCAAGTTGTTGCCGAACAAGGGATGCAAGGTTATGTACTTACATTCTCACAAGAGTTTATACAGCTCAATGGTATTTCGGAACATTTCATTTCACATTTGAAGATTTTTAGAAACTCCAATGAAAATCCGCCTTTAGAAATTGACGAAGAAAAAGCTCAAAAATTACAGTTTTTCATAGATGAAATGCTTCAACTACAAATTCATGCAAATGAGTTTAATTATGCTGCACTTGGTGCTTATTTAAAACTATTCCTTATCGAATGCAATCAATCCTGTAATCTTACCATTGATAATTCGAACACGTCTTTGGTGAAAGGAAAAGAGCTCGTTCAACAGTTCAAAAACTTGCTAGAAGTCCATTTTTCTAAAGAACATAAAGTACAGTTTTATGCAGAACAGATGTTTATCACTGCAAAATATCTGAATGAGGTTTTGGTAAAATACACAAGTACAAAAGCTAAAGAATTTATTCAAGATCGAATTATATTGGAAGCAAAACGAATGATTCATTTCTCCGATGAAAACAACAAAGAAATAGCCTTTGCACTTGGTTTTGAAGACCCTGCCCATCTGAGCAAAATGTTCAAAAAATGCACCGACATGAGCATGACAGAATTCCGAAATCTTCCGACTCAATTTTAG
- a CDS encoding pirin family protein, protein MKSVLHKANTRGHADHGWLDTHHTFSFANYYDPERMNFGVLRVLNDDIVSGGRGFGTHPHDNMEIISIPLEGDLEHQDSMGNKFVIEKGDVQVMSAGTGIFHSEYNRNKDRLTNFLQIWVIPNKTNVEPRYDQLSFKAEDRINRFQQVISPNAEDEGVWIHQDAWFNMANLEAGFELSYNINKKGNGLYVFVLEGDVTVNGQALNKRDGLGLWDLEEVYFKADSNAELLLMEVPMNMN, encoded by the coding sequence ATGAAAAGCGTTTTACATAAAGCAAATACAAGAGGACATGCAGATCACGGTTGGTTAGACACTCACCACACATTTAGTTTTGCCAACTATTATGATCCAGAACGAATGAACTTCGGTGTTCTTCGTGTCTTAAATGATGATATTGTTTCTGGAGGAAGAGGATTTGGAACTCACCCGCATGACAATATGGAAATCATTTCAATTCCCCTAGAAGGAGATTTGGAACATCAAGATAGCATGGGGAATAAATTTGTAATCGAGAAAGGAGATGTTCAAGTTATGTCTGCTGGAACGGGCATTTTCCACTCAGAATACAACAGAAATAAAGACCGTCTGACGAACTTCCTACAAATTTGGGTGATACCAAACAAAACAAATGTAGAACCTCGTTACGATCAGCTTTCTTTTAAAGCTGAAGATAGAATTAACCGTTTCCAACAAGTAATCTCGCCAAATGCAGAAGACGAAGGTGTTTGGATTCACCAAGATGCTTGGTTCAATATGGCTAATTTGGAAGCAGGTTTTGAGCTTTCTTATAACATCAATAAAAAAGGAAATGGACTTTACGTTTTCGTACTCGAAGGAGATGTTACAGTTAATGGACAGGCGCTGAATAAACGAGACGGATTAGGTCTTTGGGACTTGGAGGAAGTCTATTTCAAAGCTGATTCTAATGCTGAACTTCTATTGATGGAAGTTCCGATGAACATGAATTAA
- a CDS encoding YceI family protein — MKLRSIISAFIILVSLQAVNAQNIDTGNSIVTFEVSNMAFKTVEGSFKGMKGAVKFDENNLSESSFQVCIDAATVNTENEDRDKHLKNEDFFEVETYPEICFTSTSIVKSTSGYTAKGMLKMHGVEKEVEIPFSVKDNTFEGTLVIDRYDYKVGGSGKFMVGREINLKIKSVVKSDSI, encoded by the coding sequence ATGAAATTAAGATCAATCATTTCCGCTTTCATCATCTTAGTTAGTCTACAAGCAGTAAATGCACAAAATATAGATACTGGCAATTCAATCGTGACCTTTGAAGTATCCAATATGGCTTTTAAAACTGTAGAAGGAAGCTTTAAAGGAATGAAGGGAGCAGTGAAATTTGATGAGAACAATTTGTCTGAATCATCATTTCAAGTTTGTATAGATGCAGCTACCGTAAATACAGAAAATGAAGATCGTGATAAACATCTGAAAAATGAAGATTTCTTTGAAGTTGAGACTTATCCAGAAATCTGTTTTACGTCTACATCAATAGTTAAATCTACATCGGGATATACAGCAAAAGGGATGCTGAAAATGCATGGTGTTGAAAAAGAAGTTGAAATTCCTTTTTCAGTAAAAGATAATACTTTTGAAGGCACTTTAGTAATCGATAGATATGATTACAAAGTGGGAGGTTCGGGTAAATTTATGGTTGGTAGAGAAATCAACTTAAAAATAAAATCAGTTGTAAAGTCTGATTCTATCTAA
- a CDS encoding Crp/Fnr family transcriptional regulator, whose translation MKNLKVNKGQIIQHRGELGTKVYTVVKGLLRSYAIDAKGKEHTYLFAPEGWIIADSKRASVPSELFIEALEDSELKVMPKIFDEDMDIGIEEYEKITRRMEVLQDRIIMLMSATALERYEHFMETYPNIIQRVPQRMVASYLGITPEALSKVKRDLQKK comes from the coding sequence ATGAAAAACTTGAAGGTTAATAAAGGGCAGATCATACAACATAGGGGAGAGTTGGGTACCAAAGTTTACACCGTTGTAAAAGGACTCTTGAGAAGTTATGCAATTGATGCTAAAGGAAAAGAGCATACTTACCTTTTTGCTCCCGAAGGATGGATAATAGCAGATAGTAAAAGAGCATCAGTACCTTCAGAATTGTTTATTGAAGCCTTGGAAGATAGTGAGCTAAAGGTAATGCCTAAAATTTTTGATGAAGATATGGATATAGGCATTGAAGAGTATGAAAAGATTACCCGAAGAATGGAGGTACTTCAAGATCGAATAATCATGTTGATGTCGGCGACTGCTTTAGAGCGTTATGAACACTTTATGGAAACTTATCCTAACATAATTCAGCGTGTCCCTCAGCGAATGGTTGCTTCATATTTGGGCATTACTCCAGAAGCATTGAGTAAGGTGAAAAGGGATTTACAGAAAAAATAA
- a CDS encoding PP2C family protein-serine/threonine phosphatase, with product MIAYPIWCISDPYVVGEFAMEFITIRLTLTFCFGVGLFLLRNDVIKPLTQNYFLFLSIGISLAYMGAVGGKEVTLFFSLGLTTTFIGGNIIGFWNPIHSFIVLSITYICLAIFYGLWGYSESFLELVSDGLGVFIFVAPLSCLQMWIRYKSTKSEIEAVLSLSKVNQELKASNQKINQQKSQLESVYQNITNSVTYAKGIQEGFLPTDQKLNEFFTNSVILYQPRDIVSGDFYWWKETSNHFYVACSDCTGHGVPGAFLTLVGKMILDNILERKPDILPSNLLGELDQRFREKIEKTSEDHQINDGMDIAVLRLDKDKNEYLFAGAKRPLWLCRNEQILEYSATNRSIVGLIDKQNIPFEDATLDVQKGDTIYMFTDGLSDQFGGERDKKFLLKRCKESLIKPSNSSLENHISIFQNTWNDWKGNTSQTDDILLIALEV from the coding sequence ATGATAGCATACCCTATTTGGTGCATATCAGACCCCTATGTTGTAGGTGAATTTGCGATGGAATTCATTACAATAAGATTGACCCTTACATTCTGTTTTGGAGTAGGTTTATTCTTATTACGTAATGATGTGATTAAACCTCTTACACAAAACTATTTTTTATTCCTAAGCATCGGAATCAGCCTTGCTTATATGGGAGCTGTAGGCGGTAAAGAGGTGACATTATTTTTCTCTTTGGGGCTTACCACAACCTTTATTGGTGGGAATATCATCGGATTTTGGAATCCGATACATTCATTTATAGTATTATCAATAACTTATATTTGTCTTGCTATTTTTTATGGTTTATGGGGGTATTCAGAAAGCTTTTTGGAATTGGTAAGTGATGGTTTAGGGGTTTTCATATTTGTAGCACCACTTTCTTGCCTTCAAATGTGGATAAGGTATAAAAGTACAAAAAGTGAAATTGAAGCCGTTCTTTCTTTGTCTAAAGTAAACCAAGAGCTGAAAGCTAGTAATCAGAAAATAAATCAGCAGAAATCACAATTAGAATCGGTATATCAGAATATAACCAATAGTGTAACTTATGCTAAAGGTATTCAGGAAGGCTTCCTGCCTACAGATCAAAAGTTAAATGAATTTTTTACCAATTCGGTCATATTATACCAGCCGAGAGATATCGTTTCAGGAGACTTTTATTGGTGGAAAGAAACCTCAAATCATTTTTATGTAGCGTGTTCAGATTGTACAGGACATGGTGTTCCTGGTGCTTTCTTGACTTTGGTTGGGAAAATGATTCTTGACAATATCTTAGAGCGAAAACCTGATATTCTTCCATCAAATTTGTTGGGTGAATTAGACCAGAGGTTTAGAGAGAAAATAGAGAAAACATCTGAAGATCATCAGATAAATGATGGGATGGATATTGCTGTTTTAAGATTAGATAAAGACAAAAATGAATATTTGTTCGCAGGAGCGAAGCGCCCGCTTTGGTTATGTAGAAATGAACAAATTTTGGAATATTCAGCGACAAATCGATCTATTGTTGGGCTTATAGATAAGCAAAATATACCTTTTGAAGATGCCACCTTAGATGTTCAGAAAGGGGATACGATTTATATGTTTACTGACGGTCTTTCCGATCAGTTTGGGGGTGAGAGAGACAAGAAGTTTTTACTGAAAAGGTGTAAAGAATCTCTAATAAAGCCTTCAAATTCAAGTCTAGAAAATCATATTTCTATCTTCCAAAATACTTGGAATGATTGGAAAGGAAATACGAGTCAGACAGATGATATATTGTTGATCGCCCTAGAAGTATAA
- a CDS encoding AbgT family transporter, with protein MKEELQVKKGWVDKFLAGVEYAGNALPHPATLFAILAAIVVILSAVLSYFGVSAEHPAKEGEIIEVFNLLSVEGLHMMMTKLVTNFTGFAPLGVVLVAMLGIGIAEGSGLIGAAIRLLVLKSRPSIITFVVVLAGVLSNTASEVGYVLLVPLAAIIFHAFGRHPIAGLAAAFAGVSGGYSANLLLGTVDPLLSGISQEAAQILDPNYLVNPAANYYFMAVSTFFIAIAGTFVTDKIVEPRLGKYTGDEELEEIKQLTSAERKGLLYALFVVIFFVIIILAGMVPADGFLRDLDPTVGVLRSPFMKGIVTVIFLVAALSGIAYGVGAGTIKSDADVMKGMADSMKQLGGYIVLVFFAAQFVAYFKWTNLGLILAIQGAEMLKALNVGTIPVLIGFIVLTALVNLIMGSASAKWTLMAPVFIPMFMLNGISPELTQVVYRIGDSVTNIISPMMSYFALIVAFIQKYDKNAGIGTVIATMLPYTIVFMLIWMVILIIWFMLGIEIGPESPLFYQP; from the coding sequence ATGAAGGAAGAGCTTCAAGTGAAAAAAGGGTGGGTAGATAAGTTCCTTGCAGGTGTTGAATATGCAGGAAATGCCCTTCCTCATCCAGCGACATTATTCGCGATATTAGCAGCTATAGTGGTTATACTATCAGCTGTCCTCTCTTATTTCGGTGTAAGTGCCGAGCATCCCGCCAAAGAGGGAGAAATCATCGAAGTCTTTAACCTACTTTCTGTAGAAGGCTTACACATGATGATGACGAAATTAGTCACCAATTTTACTGGGTTTGCACCTCTGGGTGTTGTATTGGTAGCCATGTTGGGTATTGGTATTGCTGAAGGTAGCGGTCTTATTGGGGCAGCTATTCGTCTGTTGGTTTTGAAATCAAGACCTTCAATTATCACTTTTGTTGTGGTTTTGGCTGGTGTACTTTCAAACACAGCATCAGAAGTTGGTTATGTACTTTTAGTGCCTTTGGCTGCTATTATTTTCCATGCTTTCGGACGTCATCCAATTGCAGGTTTGGCAGCGGCATTCGCAGGGGTATCTGGTGGATACTCAGCAAACTTACTTTTAGGTACTGTTGATCCACTTCTTTCAGGAATTTCGCAAGAAGCAGCACAAATCTTAGATCCTAATTATTTGGTGAACCCTGCTGCTAACTACTATTTCATGGCCGTATCTACATTCTTTATTGCGATTGCAGGTACTTTTGTGACCGATAAAATTGTAGAACCTCGTTTAGGTAAATATACAGGAGATGAGGAGCTAGAAGAAATCAAGCAGTTGACATCAGCAGAACGAAAGGGACTGCTTTATGCACTTTTCGTAGTGATTTTCTTTGTGATTATCATACTTGCAGGTATGGTACCCGCTGATGGTTTCCTTAGAGATTTAGACCCAACAGTTGGGGTGTTGCGTTCTCCGTTTATGAAAGGTATTGTGACAGTGATCTTCTTGGTTGCAGCACTTTCTGGAATTGCATATGGAGTTGGAGCAGGAACGATTAAAAGTGATGCAGACGTGATGAAAGGTATGGCTGACTCCATGAAGCAATTGGGTGGTTATATTGTTTTGGTATTTTTTGCAGCACAATTCGTAGCTTATTTCAAGTGGACAAACTTAGGCCTGATCTTGGCTATACAAGGCGCTGAAATGTTGAAAGCTTTGAATGTAGGAACGATTCCAGTACTTATCGGATTTATCGTTTTAACAGCTTTGGTAAACTTGATTATGGGAAGTGCTTCTGCAAAATGGACATTAATGGCTCCTGTATTCATCCCTATGTTTATGCTAAATGGAATTTCACCGGAGTTGACTCAAGTTGTATATCGTATTGGAGATTCAGTTACGAATATCATTTCTCCAATGATGTCATATTTTGCTTTGATTGTAGCTTTTATTCAGAAGTATGATAAGAATGCAGGTATTGGAACTGTGATCGCGACGATGCTTCCGTATACAATTGTATTTATGCTGATTTGGATGGTTATTCTTATCATTTGGTTTATGTTAGGCATCGAGATAGGCCCAGAGTCTCCTTTGTTCTATCAACCATAA
- a CDS encoding SpoIIE family protein phosphatase, translating into MNIYFKIVTFSVFLVIGTVSTLYFFVSRESESFYQERVLTSLTEQAREGTQNIDRFLHQRMADIKAAAQDPIIRNENSTPKQLVKRLREIQSLNELYYSMSFFNMERIRIADSKGLSIGKKHSFSKYWKEITESNQDVVLDISRSESVGEIVLHFASFVKDEKGKKVGLIVSRILIPRLYEVFKHEEVKGHSIYSSPNTLIDLVNQNGILLYSSHRPQSVLKDGYYNQTVYGTFLNTSSDYFEDEDMLYVKSEEKGYLGYKGQHWTLFVAVPKSTILAPVKEMNQNLLYVVLSVLMLSILGALVFSHYYASPVVKLSEAAREIGEGKLDTRIELRGHAKDELGMLAKSINSMASRLKIRVNELSDLNTQLNGMNSKLQDNLNKIHEQKEEILSQRDQIRLQNVAMEDAFKRLEVRNKQQTASINYAKRIQEAMLPHIDQLKQVFPNSFIFNRPRDIVSGDFYWFDKVTIQGRDLFILACADCTGHGVPGALMSMLGSNLLTNIVDYQKYIEPAYILQKLHKDIQRELHQDVRNDSNDGMEISLCTIDLETLEMEFTGAGRPMLVIRDGELIEFKGDRIPIGGLQHPRQKTVDQLQTYRMQLEEGDMMYLYSDGFKDQIGGQGNGRIFTTRRFKGVLQEIHEQSHRRQEDSLQVVYEGWKGEHHQTDDILVLGVKVERVNMQVNSPKEFTRLNIQNESVEV; encoded by the coding sequence ATGAATATATATTTTAAGATTGTTACTTTTAGTGTGTTTCTTGTCATAGGTACAGTTTCTACGCTATACTTCTTCGTGAGCCGCGAATCTGAATCTTTTTACCAAGAGAGAGTGCTAACGTCTTTGACAGAACAAGCGCGTGAGGGAACACAGAATATTGATAGGTTTTTGCACCAAAGAATGGCGGATATAAAAGCTGCTGCGCAAGACCCTATTATCAGAAACGAAAACTCAACACCAAAGCAACTTGTAAAACGACTTCGTGAAATTCAATCATTGAATGAGCTATACTACAGTATGTCTTTTTTCAATATGGAACGTATCCGTATTGCCGATTCTAAAGGACTTTCTATTGGTAAAAAACACTCCTTTTCTAAGTATTGGAAAGAAATTACAGAAAGTAATCAGGATGTGGTATTGGATATTTCAAGGTCAGAGTCAGTAGGGGAGATTGTACTTCACTTTGCATCTTTCGTGAAGGATGAAAAAGGTAAGAAAGTAGGTCTGATTGTGTCTCGTATCTTGATTCCAAGATTGTATGAGGTATTCAAACATGAAGAAGTAAAGGGTCATTCTATTTATTCTTCCCCAAATACATTGATCGACTTGGTCAACCAAAATGGCATTTTGCTATATTCTAGCCATAGGCCTCAGTCTGTCTTAAAAGATGGATATTACAATCAAACAGTTTATGGTACATTCTTGAATACCTCTTCAGATTATTTTGAAGATGAGGATATGCTTTATGTGAAATCTGAGGAAAAAGGGTATTTAGGTTATAAAGGTCAGCATTGGACATTATTTGTAGCAGTACCAAAATCAACGATTCTAGCTCCTGTGAAGGAAATGAATCAGAATTTACTTTATGTGGTCTTGTCTGTATTGATGCTATCAATTTTGGGAGCGTTGGTATTTTCTCATTATTACGCATCTCCTGTCGTAAAATTGAGCGAGGCTGCAAGAGAAATTGGAGAAGGAAAATTGGATACACGTATTGAGCTGAGAGGACATGCAAAAGATGAACTTGGTATGTTGGCGAAAAGTATTAACTCAATGGCTTCTCGTTTGAAGATAAGAGTAAATGAGTTGAGTGATTTGAATACACAGCTAAATGGAATGAACTCTAAGCTTCAAGACAACTTGAATAAAATACATGAGCAAAAAGAAGAGATTCTTAGTCAAAGAGATCAGATTCGTTTGCAAAATGTAGCTATGGAAGATGCTTTCAAACGTTTGGAGGTCAGAAATAAACAACAAACAGCTAGTATCAATTATGCGAAACGTATCCAAGAAGCGATGCTTCCACATATTGATCAGTTGAAGCAAGTGTTTCCAAATTCATTTATCTTTAATAGACCTCGTGATATTGTAAGTGGCGATTTCTATTGGTTTGATAAAGTAACTATTCAAGGTAGAGACTTATTTATTCTTGCATGCGCAGATTGTACAGGACATGGTGTTCCTGGAGCTCTGATGTCAATGCTTGGCAGTAATCTTCTGACAAACATTGTTGATTATCAGAAATACATTGAGCCAGCTTATATTCTTCAGAAGCTTCATAAAGATATACAGAGAGAGTTGCACCAAGATGTCAGAAATGATAGTAATGACGGAATGGAAATATCGTTATGTACTATTGATTTGGAGACACTCGAAATGGAATTTACAGGTGCGGGTAGACCAATGCTAGTGATCAGAGATGGTGAATTGATTGAATTCAAAGGTGATCGTATTCCAATTGGTGGATTACAACATCCTCGTCAAAAAACGGTAGATCAGCTTCAGACTTATCGTATGCAATTGGAGGAAGGCGATATGATGTACTTGTACTCAGATGGTTTCAAGGATCAGATTGGAGGACAAGGCAACGGAAGAATCTTTACCACAAGAAGATTTAAGGGCGTACTTCAAGAAATTCATGAGCAATCTCACAGACGTCAAGAAGATTCTCTGCAAGTTGTATATGAAGGCTGGAAAGGAGAACACCATCAAACAGATGATATTTTGGTTTTGGGAGTAAAGGTTGAGCGCGTAAACATGCAAGTAAACTCGCCTAAAGAATTTACAAGACTTAACATTCAGAATGAGTCTGTTGAAGTGTAA
- a CDS encoding response regulator translates to MSLTSIIYDKNPIEAAHLSLMLKRKGQEVITAKDEGHFFALLKRKKVNCILIDENATDIHKVLKKIPEERHHQTKIIMMTSYSLNQIRNAYEEKGVNCCIQKPIYQSNLTDVFDKIG, encoded by the coding sequence ATGTCATTAACCTCTATTATCTACGATAAGAACCCAATTGAAGCAGCTCATTTATCTCTGATGTTGAAAAGAAAAGGTCAAGAAGTAATTACCGCAAAAGATGAAGGACACTTTTTCGCATTGCTAAAAAGAAAAAAAGTAAACTGTATTTTGATTGATGAAAACGCAACAGACATTCACAAAGTCTTAAAGAAAATCCCTGAAGAACGACACCACCAGACAAAAATCATTATGATGACATCATACAGTCTTAATCAAATTCGTAATGCGTATGAGGAAAAAGGAGTGAATTGCTGTATTCAAAAACCAATCTATCAAAGCAATCTTACAGACGTTTTTGATAAAATTGGCTAG
- a CDS encoding fasciclin domain-containing protein codes for MNNKFATATKWLVSIFLIGLSLGFTSCDEDENMSDMDTQPTSDIMEIVDQTSNVSTLLAAIDAASLRTTLKSSGPFTVFAPTNDAFAKVDAEIINYLLATPEELSKVLTYHVVAGKVMSTDLSSGTVPTVNEGQSLNVSLGSSVMINNATVTTADVEATNGVIHLINEVLLPSNLDLSGMKQTLAEIVVEDENFTVLEKILTMPEFSDILTAASNKDAELTIFAPTDAAFQTVLDVLGLDDLSEIPENVLMDIVTYHILGSVAMSSDLQSTMYETLNGESITVDLSSGVMIDNASVTKADMEASNGVLHVVDAVLLPSTYASAIGTIVEVPLFRKEYSMLTKALMKAELVETLKGEGPFTVFAPNNDAFEAAGITSLEEFTMEELEAVLLYHVVGAEVLSGNLPERMVTTLGGDFYLSKGDQVYINGSTMVTNVDIQKSNGVIHTIDQTLVPPSATVVDIAVALASATEDAEFTQLVGLLTAEGQAGVLEAISDEEGSFTIFAPTDAAFLEIEEVTSTLTTEQISDVLTYHVVPGRVYSTDLSDALEATTVNGQTLTVNFAGDGVTLSDQSGDSEDASVILVNINGTNGVIHVIDKVLIPSLEQ; via the coding sequence ATGAATAACAAATTCGCTACAGCTACCAAATGGTTGGTAAGCATCTTTTTAATTGGATTGTCACTAGGTTTCACATCATGTGATGAAGATGAAAACATGTCGGATATGGATACCCAACCAACTTCTGACATCATGGAAATTGTAGACCAGACTTCAAATGTTTCTACACTTCTAGCAGCAATCGATGCCGCAAGCTTAAGAACTACATTAAAAAGCAGTGGCCCATTTACAGTTTTTGCTCCTACAAATGATGCTTTTGCTAAAGTAGATGCAGAAATCATAAATTATCTTTTAGCTACTCCTGAAGAACTATCAAAAGTTCTTACTTACCATGTTGTAGCAGGAAAAGTAATGTCTACTGATCTTTCATCTGGGACTGTTCCTACAGTAAATGAAGGACAATCTTTGAATGTAAGTCTTGGAAGCAGCGTGATGATAAACAATGCAACCGTGACTACAGCAGATGTTGAAGCTACAAATGGTGTTATTCACCTTATCAATGAAGTATTACTTCCATCTAACTTAGATTTGAGTGGAATGAAGCAAACACTTGCTGAGATTGTAGTGGAAGATGAAAACTTTACGGTATTGGAGAAAATCCTTACGATGCCTGAATTCTCTGATATATTGACTGCCGCTTCTAATAAAGACGCTGAACTTACAATCTTCGCACCTACTGATGCTGCATTCCAAACAGTATTAGATGTTTTAGGCTTAGATGACCTAAGCGAAATTCCTGAGAATGTATTGATGGATATTGTAACATACCACATCCTTGGTTCAGTTGCTATGAGCTCTGATCTTCAAAGCACAATGTATGAAACTTTGAATGGCGAGTCTATCACAGTTGACCTAAGCAGTGGTGTAATGATTGACAATGCTTCAGTTACAAAAGCTGATATGGAAGCATCAAACGGTGTTCTTCACGTAGTTGATGCTGTACTTTTACCATCAACATACGCATCGGCAATAGGTACAATCGTAGAAGTGCCATTGTTCAGAAAAGAATATAGCATGCTAACTAAAGCCTTAATGAAAGCTGAGTTAGTTGAAACACTAAAAGGCGAAGGTCCTTTCACAGTTTTTGCTCCAAATAATGATGCTTTTGAAGCTGCTGGAATCACTTCACTTGAAGAGTTCACAATGGAAGAGCTTGAAGCAGTATTGCTTTATCACGTAGTTGGTGCAGAAGTACTATCTGGAAATCTTCCTGAAAGAATGGTTACTACTCTTGGTGGAGACTTCTACTTGAGTAAAGGTGATCAGGTATATATTAATGGATCAACAATGGTTACAAATGTTGACATCCAGAAATCAAATGGTGTAATCCACACTATCGATCAGACATTAGTACCTCCTTCAGCTACTGTTGTTGATATAGCTGTTGCTCTTGCTAGCGCTACAGAAGATGCTGAATTCACACAACTAGTTGGCTTACTTACTGCTGAAGGACAAGCTGGTGTATTGGAAGCAATCTCAGATGAGGAAGGAAGCTTTACAATCTTTGCACCAACAGATGCTGCATTCCTAGAAATTGAAGAAGTAACTTCAACTCTTACTACAGAACAAATATCAGATGTACTTACCTACCATGTCGTTCCTGGAAGAGTTTATTCTACTGACCTATCAGATGCTTTAGAAGCTACTACTGTAAATGGTCAAACTCTTACAGTTAATTTCGCTGGAGATGGTGTCACTCTAAGTGATCAGAGCGGCGATAGCGAAGACGCATCAGTGATCTTGGTAAACATCAATGGTACAAATGGAGTGATTCACGTAATCGATAAAGTACTTATCCCTTCATTGGAACAATAA